The DNA segment GCTTCATCACTGGTGGCCCACGCTGGGCTGGTGCTGCTTTTCTCCATGGCTTCCGCCGTAAGTCCAAAACAAAATTGTCGTTGCCTTTTTtgtcaaaacaaaacagcagttttattttatttttttaattccagcAAATCCGAGGAGACAACATTGGCATCAGAAACGACAACAGCATGACGTGCCACCCCAACGACGGCTTTGTGAGTACGCGCCCGAAGCCGCCCGCCGATTCTCCGAGCGTCTTCACCGATGTGCTGAGTGGCCGTTTCAGGGCAAGTACTGTCCCACCACGTGCGGCGTGGCCGACTACATGCAAAAATACACGTCCAGTGCCCACGACAATCTGGACGCTCTGCAAAATGAGCTGGAGAGCATCACCAACCTGACGCAGGGAGCGCAACAACAGGTCATCTACATGAAAGACAGCATTCAAACGGTCCAGAAGAACATCAACCCTGGTAAGTTGCTCATCTTCCTCTTCAACTAGCAATGTCATTAGCTAACAATTAGCATTGTTGTTGTTACAGCAAGCGGAGCTCGAAACACGAACGGTGCAAGAAGAGTCGAAAGAAAATTTGCAcacattctttatcctctgcaaaaaatgactatgaaatcttttttttttttcatttttgaacaAGTCATCCAAATATCAAATTAAATATCTAATATCATGCTACAGTCATAATATCGTCATGCAATCAATGCTCTTTAATGTCCATTGAGAACAATAGTGGGCCTAAAATGGAGCCCTGTATCTCGATATATCGTTATCGCACAGGTCgggaattgtatttattttatacagTATTGTAGGGTATTATACGAGGATATGATTACATTGGAGCGATCGTTTTTTGAATGGAACGACGGGCCAGAGCAGAAATTAAAAGTCACGTCAAACATGTCCGACTTGTCTTTGTAGACGTCTACTTCCAAAAGTCGTCCAATATGCTGGATGACGTACTTCGCTTTGATAGGATCATCATTGAACAAGAGCAGCAAATAAAGTAAGATGACCGAAGCCAACTTTGAGCTTTGTTTTGAAATACGGTGAGAACATTTTTGAACCTAGCATGACTTTCCGCCACAGCGaactggatgatgcggtcaccgCCAACGAGAGGCGAATGGCGGACTTGAAGATGCTCTCCGTGCAGCTGCAGAAGACGTGCAGCGAGCCCTGCAAGGACAGCGTTGAGATTCAGCCCATCACAGGAACAGGTAGAAACTTGACAAAAATGGTGCCCTGACTCGCCCACGTGCACACGAGATGACCTTTAGATTGTTTCCCAACATTTGTACCCTTTCAGTGTTTAGTCAGAGACAGCGAAAATCAATATGTTACATAAGCGGAAGGTAAACAGATGGAATTTGGCGCGAGCGTTTGGCTTGGAAGTAGCGGGAACAAACGCACTGCAGTTTGTGACTATTGTAAAACCAATTTAAAACAccaaacacaatattaaattaaattattttatatatatatatatatatatatatatgataaatatatgataaatatttaaaaatataaattaaaaaaaatttaaaacatttaaaataccaaacaatattaaattaaattattatatatatatatatatatgataaatatatgataaatatttaaaaatataaatttaaaaaatttaaaaaattcaaGGCCAATTGAAACTACAAATTTTAGATCTATTTTTTTACTCCATTTTTTCAGGTTCCCTTCTCTGGTTCTGACTGACTACATGATGTTGTTTTTTCTTGATCAGATTGCCAGGATATCGCCAACAAAGGTGCCACCATCAGCGGTATTTACTACGTCAAGCCGGCCCAAGCCACCCAACAGTTCCTGGTCTACTGCGAGATTGACAGCTTTGGGCGCGGCTTCACCGTCATCCAGAGGGTTCGTAGCTTCTCAAAAGTCGGTTAGCGTTGATTCAAATCTGAGAACGGCtaaatgagcttttttttttctttttgtagagGCGGGATGGTAGCGTGAACTTCCACAAGGACTGGATCCAGTACAAGGAGGGCTTCGGCTACCTCTCCCCCGACGACAGCACCGAGTTCTGGCTCGGCAACGAGAAGATCCACCTGCTGTCCGTCAGCAGCAACATCCCAATGGTGCTCAGGATAGAGCTGGTCGATTGGGACGGCAACAAAAGGTACACCCCCGACGACCACATCgggtcgtaaaaaaaaaatctctcgacGTGAACGCCAACGTCCCTTGCAGGCACGCCGACTACGCCATGTTCCGGGTGGGGCCGGAGATCGACATGTACCGCCTGACCTACGGCTACTACTTTGGCGGCGACGCGGGTGACGCCTTCAAAGGCTTTGACTTTGGCGACCATCCCAGTGACATGGCCTACACGTCGCACAACGGCATGCAATTCAGCACCTTCGACAAGGACAACGACCAGTACGAAGGCAACTGCGCCCTGCAGGACGGCTCGGGTTGGTGGATGAACCGCTGCCATGCCGCCCATTTGAACGGAAAATTCTACCAGGGTGGGTTGATCAAGTGGTCACACTTCAAGTACTCGAGTAAAAGTTCTGATGATGAAATGATACCGTATGCTAACCGAGAGTGAATTGGGTTCATTTTTGGACACCCTCCAGGTGGGCGCTACACCGAAAAGGACGCCGGCGAGTTCGGCTATGACAACGGCATCATCTGGGTGACGTGGCACAACCGCTGGTACTCGTTGAAGGAGACCACCATGAAGATCATCCCCGTAACACGCATCGCGGCAGGTGGCGGACAGCAGGCGGGTGTGAAGCAGTTTggagaggtttaaaaaaaaactttatgaagGAACATTATTGTCGTTGTTCGTTATTGTTTGAAGCTCTGAATAAAGTTTTGTTTTTGCCAAGCGTACTTAAATCAGTTGCttatctccaggtgggtgacccCGACCCGAGCCCCCACTTTTGCACAGCACTGGTCCCTAAGCACAAGGAAACGCTCGCTAGTTCTGAGATTTCATTGTGTGCCCTGTACCAATGAAATTCTCGACTGTCTAGCCAAAGGCGCCCTCTGGTGTTGGAAAGCTTAATCTCAGTTGCAGGTCATAAATCTAGCTCATATTGTTGAAAGGTGCAAATATTATAAAGTGCATTATTTCGGTGTCTTTCGGGATTCTTTTCAACtggccattttttttcagattcacAAATCACAAAAGTGATGATTTTGATTGTTTAAAAAGAACTGTTTGTACCAGCCTACTTCATCTACTAGCAAATTGTTTTTGAGGCATCTCTTCATTTGGTTAACTATTAATTGGTAAACATGAGTTAGTACATAGAGTACACTAAACTTTGAACTTATGACGCACAAATTAACTAGTGAATTGATTTTGTCACAAACGTGCCTAATTAATTgatcaatttaaaaataaaagtacccTATTTTCCAAACTATAATTatagccttatatatggatcaattgatggatttgttgatccatactggttgtacatcgtgctctgccaaaatgtttcagtacgttttagtaagacgagtaaattacaaggtcgcatcgctttccagcattacggcaaccatgGACTAGCGTTGGCTCGTAAGTGaacgatttgttcaaaagaacgaatcttttccGTGAAcgggagtgaacgaatcacttcctaaagtgattcgttctttattCTGTTCATATGActacaaccagtaggtgtcggtaatgcgcattgaagctggtgctacctcgccgtaaaacaaaacgaagaagaaaatgacttcCCGTTCACCATCAACTGaccggatctgtgagtgaacgagttagtgagtgatttgcatttcgagTTCATCGCGGgaccggatcagtgagggaacgaatcgtgaCTTTCTCCCGTTGCGAtcgagttaatgggtgaactgccttccttcccgtgcatcaacggatcagtcagtgaacgcgttgcgtgaactatgtaagcgagaatgtagatttacgatttgccaaggaaagaaagaacagtgcgcacactgaaacaccacttgttttatgcacgttttcgccaagctaacggctaaccatATTGCAGGAAGGGATGCGccggccgttatgcaacaacggggagattatgcttctctttgggtaatctttattTTATGACACTTTTTAAATAACGTATGCACATATAAAAATTGTTATCCATTATATCTactgcagtttcacattagattgctggtttgaaatttactttgattattattttattattttaataaacatttgtaTAAAAACTtgcctggtgttttattccttgcttttatattcttttatattattttaaaacataaaaatcagacatttggttaactgctttatatgttttacgttgttacatgagttggtgtccccttAAATAACAAATGTCAGCATAACAGGTTTTtcccaaccttttattcaaacacaaacacattcggtataataatGCTATCAACTACaacccaacaaatacaaaattaaaacatcaatgtcaacAAACAAGGCTGGACTGGGAGATTATTTTCAGTCCTGGAGTCAGTACTGAGGCCTTGCCCTCATGAGCATGTTCACTCTCGCACTTGAACGTATGGCACAAGgtctagctcagtggcctaatggTAGTGTGtcagccctgagactggaagattGTGGTTTCAAAGCCCTGGCCTGGCTAGTTGAATATTGTTGGGTCGTTACCTTTTTACAAGCAAAACGTatttgtgcgcacacacatgcacacaatcatTCTTTGGGTTTTGATGTGGGCGGTCACAGATATCACAGGTATCCGAGATATCCCAGATAtctcacagagagagagagagagagagagtcagagagagagagactctaTCATGAGCAAAGGTCAcatgtgtcaagctctagtcttcagggccgcattccaacatgttttccaagtgaccctcgttaagcgcaggtgcgtgaaaagttttagcttctttcacgttcagaaggagctaaaacttttcacgcacctgcacttaacgagggaatcacacggacactccattaggtacaccgccattttcaagtgtacataataacaggccactttattagggaactatcatggtcaaaggtcacaggtgtcaagctctagtcctctgggccgcgttccaacatgttttccaaatgaccctcgttaagtgcaggtgcgtgaaaacttttagcctctttcacgttcaaaaggagctaaaagttttcacgcacctgcacttaacgaggcaatcacttggacactccattaggtacaccgccattttcaagtgtacataataacaggccactttattagggaaatatcatgggcaaaggtcacaggtgtcaagctctagtcctctgggccgcgttccaacatgttttccaagtgaccctcgttaagtgcaggtgcgtgaaaacttttagccactttcacgttcaaaaggagctaaaagttttcacgcacctgcacttaacgagggaatcacacagacactccattaggtacaccgccattttcaagtgcacataataacaggccactttattagggaactataatggtcaaaggtcacaggtgtcaagctctagtcctcggggccgcgttccaacatgttttccaagtgaccctcgttaagtgcaggtgcgtgaaaacttttagccactttcacgttcaaaaggagctaaaagttttcacgcacctgcacttaacgagggaatcacacggacactccattaggtacaccgccattttcaagtgtacctaataacaggccactttattagggaaatatcatggtcaaaggtcacaggtgtcaagctctagtcctctgggccgcgttccaacatgttttccaaatgaccctcgttaagtgcaggtgcgtgaaaacttttagcctctttcacgttcaaaaggagctaaaagttttcacgcacctgcacttaacgaggcaatcacttggacactccattaggtacaccgccattttcaagtgtacataataacaggccactttattagggaaatatcatgggcaaaggtcacaggtgtcaagctctagtcctctgggccgcgttccaacatgttttccaagtgaccctcgttaagtgcaggtgcgtgaaaacttttagccactttcacgttcaaaaggagctaaaagttttcacgcacctgcacttaacgagggaatcacacagacactccattaggtacaccgccattttcaagtgcacataataacaggccactttattagggaactataatggtcaaaggtcacaggtgtcaagctctagtcctcggggccgcgttccaacatgttttccaagtgaccctcgttaagtgcaggtgcgtgaaaacttttagccactttcacgttcaaaaggagctaaaagttttcacgcacctgcacttaacgagggaatcacacggacactccattaggtacaccgccattttcaagtgtacctaataacaggccactttattagggaaatatcatggtcaaaggtcacaggtgtcaagctctagtcctctgggccgcgttccaacatgttttccaaatgaccctcgttaagtgcaggtgcgtgaaaacttttagcctctttcacgttcaaaaggagctaaaagttttcacgcacctgcacttaacgaggcaatcacttggacactccattaggtacaccgccattttcaagtgtacataataacaggccactttattagggaaatatcatgg comes from the Syngnathus scovelli strain Florida chromosome 5, RoL_Ssco_1.2, whole genome shotgun sequence genome and includes:
- the fgg gene encoding fibrinogen gamma chain, which produces MASSLVAHAGLVLLFSMASAQIRGDNIGIRNDNSMTCHPNDGFGKYCPTTCGVADYMQKYTSSAHDNLDALQNELESITNLTQGAQQQVIYMKDSIQTVQKNINPDVYFQKSSNMLDDVLRFDRIIIEQEQQINELDDAVTANERRMADLKMLSVQLQKTCSEPCKDSVEIQPITGTDCQDIANKGATISGIYYVKPAQATQQFLVYCEIDSFGRGFTVIQRRRDGSVNFHKDWIQYKEGFGYLSPDDSTEFWLGNEKIHLLSVSSNIPMVLRIELVDWDGNKRHADYAMFRVGPEIDMYRLTYGYYFGGDAGDAFKGFDFGDHPSDMAYTSHNGMQFSTFDKDNDQYEGNCALQDGSGWWMNRCHAAHLNGKFYQGGRYTEKDAGEFGYDNGIIWVTWHNRWYSLKETTMKIIPVTRIAAGGGQQAGVKQFGEV